The segment CAATTTCTATAACTTTCAGCTCCAGAAAAAAACTTCACTTCGTCGTGGAGAATTAGGTAGACATGTTTGTCATTTTTTCAAAGCTGGTGGGTGCACCCATTACCCCACACCACCCCCACCCCCGTTGCTCTACAATATTGAAAGATGGTTTATCTAGTCTATTCCCATATTAAGCCCTTGTAACTTTCCTGGACTAGATTAATGCTTGAAGAAGAGGCACCAATTCTTCCTGTCACTATCCTCCAACAACAACAAGGTCGAAATGTACCAGTCAACACGTTGTGGATAAACTCTATTTGAAGTGTAGCAGAGGGTTAAGGTGTTTGTTTGTTAAATTTTCCAGTGTTAGGTAAGATTGCCAAAGCAAGCATACATCAAGCAATTTGACAATTTCAAGTTAGCCAATTACAACAATGAATAAGATGCATATCCAATCTAATTTCCAAAACTTTTCCACATCTTCAACTTCTCCAAATCATCACAACATGTACATATTACTATACATGGTTATCTGAAGAGTGGGTATTCAAATTCTCCCGTGAGAATTCGTTCAAGGCAAGTAAAAAACACCTAGCAAATTTGTAGTAGGTTAGAGACTGGAAATAAACGAGATCGTCCACTAAGATAATTCTATACATAAAGTATGCAATTGGGCACAAACTAACATGCAATTAACAACTAGCTAGCACTGAATTCAGATTTTGTTCACtttatcaattaattaattaaactaaaataaccCCTATTCTTCCATTAATATTGTATGTCATGCATATCATTATTTCATTGTTTTATGAACAGAATCTTTGATATAATACAACTTGGAAatagaatttcaatttctgtatttgaaaaaaaaaatcagacgACTATTTTCTTTGTATTAAAAGATTAATCTTTGACAAATTGTGATTATGCCTCATGTTTGTTATAATTTTTACCCAAATTGCCGATTGAAAGAGCTGAATCAGCTTCATCTCAAACAGCAAAGGGGTTGCCCCACTTATACATTTGGAGCAGTCGATTTTTGACTGAAGTTTCTGAACCGATTTTGTCATTGTtcatatggaaaaaaaaaaaacaaattggaTGACTAAAAAAAACTTACCTGGTAGGGATGGGATACTCTGGGAAGAACTTGGCTAAAATCTCAACCACTTCACCACGGTGGAGGACGCTCTCAGCGCAGAGGTAGCGGCCGGAGGCAGAGGGATTCTCAAACACGAGAAGGTGTGCTAATGCGACATCTCTGACGTGAACATAGGCTTGAACTGAATTGGCATAGGTCTTTGCCGAGCCGGTTAAGTACTTGAGGATGTGAACAATGCTGGCATTCACAGTTGGTTGCAGCAATGGACCCAGCACCAAAACTGGGGTTATCACCACAAGGTCCACCCCTTTTTCCTTGGCTGTTTCCCAGGCTGCCTGCTCTGCCACTGCCTTCCCATAACAATACCAATTCTGCAATTTTGAATATCGTATATGCACCAATCATTAATTCATTTCCAATTCCCAATATTTCCTTATTTTGAATCCTGTTTTGGTTTTGGTGATGAGTAGCAGGATCCAAATGGACCCTTAATCAGGTAGTTTATATATGGGAAAAGTTTAGAGTTTGCCTTAAGCAGTAATTAAAAGGAAGAATCCAAGTGACCTTGGTGTTTTTGCAAAACTCAAGGTCGCTCCAGCAAGACTCATCGACCACCACATCAGGGCTCCTGTTGGGGTCCATGTACACTGCACCTATGGAAGATGTGAACACCACACGTCGAACTTTGGCCTCTGCCGCTGCCATTATCACATTCTTAGTCCCAATCACGGCCGGCTCCACCATttgttccttttatttatttattattaataaaaaaacataCCCCAACCACCAATCATCAGTATACAtattacattaaaaaaataaaaagaaaaacacaTCTTGTACTTCAAAATCCTCATTTATTGATTGTAATAAAACGAATACTGTGAAGGAATGATTCTTTCCCAGGAAAATGTTATTCTTCTGTAAAGAATTGCAACCAACATTTTTCACTTGAAAATGATCTGACCGGAATTTTACGAACAAAAAAATTTGATAGAAAAATTTGTTAAGTACAAGAATCAGAAGAGTAGGTGATAAAATTGACAGTATAAAGTATTTAGGCTATTGGGATGGTGGCCCACTGTGTTGGCAAATCAAGCTGACcaaatatttttggttaaaaaagCATTATCTAGTGCATTTCATCTCCATCTTAGTTGAGCTGTAACTTTCAACTTTTTCGACAAAAGGAAGTAAAATcaattcttctttttttttttttttcctcaccATACTTTCTGTACAAACAAACAGGACATAAAAAAGTTtgcgaaagtaaaaaaaaaatacaacttACAGGATCATCAGTCACAGGTGAAGCAGTATGGAAAACTCCATCGCAACCGCTAATGGCTTCCTTAAGAGACTGGTAATCAAGAAGGTCAGCTTTGTGAAGAGATAGCCTCTCCTTTGCTCCTTCAAGCTCTCTCAAATGACAATTCTTGGGATCGTCTAAACAGAAAACCAACGACCAAAATCCAtgtttaagtaaaaaaaaaaaaattaacacaaaCAAAGATCAACAAGCAAAATCTCTTTCTTCAGACTGATTAAAAAGAATGGAAAGCAACCAACCTGGGTTCCTTACAGTGCCCTTGACAGTGTAACCTTTTTCAAGAAGAAGCTTGACAATCCAGGAGGCGATGAAGCCACCGGCACCGGTGACACAGACGGTTGGGCCATTAGTGGAAGAGCTCTCAATTGGCATATTTGCTTTGTAGGTGTTTTGTTGAGGTGAAACTCTTGTCTTCTGGGGTTTTGATGCTTTGTTTTGCTGGGATGCCAATTGGCACAGGCGTCGATATTTATAAGCCAAAAAAATTTACCCTTCCCACCAACCAAaggtaaattttaaaaaatgtattTACAATAAATATAAAAAGCAAAACAATAATTAGAGGAGAAGGTGGCTTCATAGGTatgtaaataaaattaaaatcatgATTATGTTTgcgttaattattattatttttccttCAATACCCTTTTGGGGTGATGTATTACGTTGTTTCCGGCaagctattattatattataaatttgtATTAAATATTTCTGTTTTtgcttattttacaattttttaaggAGAGGAATTTGGTAAGTAGATGGATTAGGTTTGATTCCATATACGAAAAATATAACCTAAAGTAATATCAATAcaacataaataatattaaacattaaatattaaaatatagaaTCAttataaatctcaaatttatataataattttaatttaatgtgtaatttaatacataaattttaaattttaatttggtacaattatatatattgaaatttgatttgatgcaattatatatatgaaaatttgattgtaattcaaatgtatacataaaacttatttgattcaattatatacatttaaaatatatatattaattttatgttaaaatatataattatttatattgtaATAAGTATGCTTAAAATAATGCTATattaataattgtgttaataattctatgaaaattaaattaatatttcatatataaaattatacaaatttgaaatttatgtataatattatgtatgaactaaaatttatatgtaattttaaaattcaccTCTTAAAAAACACATCAAATCATAATTAGTTATATTGCAATATTGATTGATTTTAAAGGGAACAATGGCCAACGTGCTTTTTGTGCACTGAAATGATGCTATTATTCCTCTGCCTATGCTAAAAATGTGGATTTAACAATAATTTGAAGAATATTGGCCTTCATTCTTTACTAAATTTGTAATCTGAATTCAACGTGAAAGAATATTATTGAGGGAGAAATTAATTAATGATTCCATTGTAATAATATGTAACAAAAGATCGTTTTCCTCTTCTAAATTACTTTATTACAGACACAATTGCACCATTCTTGCATTCACAAACTTCATTATGGGTGTAGACTAACAATTTTTGTCTTaaccaacatcaatcaatgttTATTGTTAACAATGCTGACAAGgaaatttatcatataaaaagaattttgaatttttctgctttttttcttttacataattactaggaaaaatgaaaaaaaaaaaacatatccaTTGATAGGGGTAAATAGCAAAATCTGTCCACACCAATTTTTGCATATGAtagttatataatttaataaagggATGGGagatctgatttttttttttttccaatttttgtCAGTGCCTATTTtcggattttgcttcatgctttgGTAGTCGGTTATGCCAAAACTCCTTTCAAATATAAAAGTCACTATGTAAGTGATAAAAGGATATTATGGCACACTTCTTATAAGTGacaaaaatttaatatataaaaaagttTTTATTTTCTCATGTTGGTATGTCAGATTctaaagttaaaataaataattctctttaaaaatataatatatcttatcataaaattcatgaatttttaattattgagAGAATTGTCCGAAACAATATATAAGGCGTATCTAGAAAAACTTGTTTTACTAATGAATTAAATATAGAAATAGTGACTAAAATTactgtttttattattatataattttaaaatcacAACGGATTTATGTTAAAATTGTTTATTTAGAGCAGGAAATAAATAGCAAAACAAAGTTGTATAATTACATTtggtaaataataaaacaaaagtaaaCAATGTgagttttgaaaatatttaatcattatataatttttttgtacataattattatgaaaaatattattaataaaattttaaattttacaaatagaGTTTTATAgatatgtaataaaatattaaaatatttttctttaaaagaGATATATCACAAGTTCTTAAAATtgttattgaaataaaaaaatacactaAGAGTATTAAATATTAACCCAATtactattatataattattatattatattctattttattattaattgattAGATGTCATTAAGATCTGTCTTTGGCAAAACCTTTTCTCTCTCAGCTTTATTGCACAACACAAGGTGTCATTAAGTTAAAATATTCTATACATATAACATGGATGATTCAGAGTGGaaagaaaatattattttatattttaaatttaatatttaaatacattttgatatttatatattttcttgTTAACTTATAATTagatacattttatttttatatttgaattgttctgttatcaaattttaatattgtttAAGTTCGAGATCAAAATTGATATAGTTCATAAATTCAGGTATCAAAataaggaaaaatatatatatgtatcaaaGCAAATCTAATTGTAAAgtttaaaaaacaaaaacaaaattaacaAGACAAGAGTAAAAGGCAAGTCGGAGGGTGAAAGTACTAATGAGCAAATTAGCTCTTATACACTAGATCAAATAGCAAATtagttatttatattaaaattttcatcaattTCTACTATAAAAATTGGCGTGATTGACGAAATAATCAGATAATTATATGTGACGTGCCATGTATATAAGAATCAATTTTAACAAACTAATTGATTTGCTATTTGATTTAACTTATAAAGATCAatttacttatatttttaataaaaagagtAAAATACAATTAAACTTTTAATATAGAAATCTTGATGATACTTTTATCCTAGTCAAAATTGATTACATATGATAATCATTTATATACAACTTTGTTcagataaaatataaatatgaaaagTAGAATTTCACTTACGAAAATAGTCAACTCATTTAGTTTactcattattattttaatatttttaaaatatgatattttatttagtttgtaataattatatatttttctcgTAAATTTCTAAGACGAGTtcaacatattttaatataatattatatatttaattatcaaataatataaattatataatatataaaaattaagaattaaattgtTTATAAAATTGAAAACAGAATAACTGAATTTTAACCTTGAATATAAGtttcaaataatataaattaatgtaTTTGGACCATTAATATCTTTGTTTGTGTTATTACACATATTGACCAAGCATTGAAATTAAACAAATAAGATTAGAGGGTTTTCtttaaaaggaagaagaaaattggTGGCGATGTCAGTGATGACGTACAAGTGAACGTCTAGTTGAGTTAAGCGGTCCGAATATCATACCCAAATTTACAATTCACAAACAACCAACCTTAATTTGCATCTCTAGGGGAAAGTGGATTTTGTTGGGTTTTTCTAAACTTTGAAATagtgtattttaatattattcatcATTTTATGTTTGCGAGAAtctttttctaaaaatatgatttttagaagaCTACTTCGATAATtataaatatcgaaattgatagaTAATTAAATCACTTCAAAAGTTTATGCATAAAAGCCTAAACGAAAATGTTACGAAATGCAATCAACAAAAACTaaatatttacttatattttaggGCTTAGTTATTTGACAATTAACTCAACCAATTTATTAAATATTGTGaaagttattttaattatttttcgtaTAATCTATAGTATTATAAAATACATGATGTTACGCtttatactttattttaataattttcttatCTATGTTTGGTCATTTATAGAAAAAGACCTATGTTGGTGGatatatttgtattatttgtGTTTTAATCTTGACGTATGTCTATTTCTTAAATGCATGTTTCGTTTAGAAATACATGTAGAGAAGACCATGTGGTGCAATCTAACATTAAATTCGCTTAGTTTCTTTAAAAACAGAACAAATATACCTACTCCAATTTCTATATTGCCTCAATAGTTTCTTAATTCAATatgataaatttttttttctttattcaatataatattatattaaaaagaaagaaaacaaaaaggaaatGATGTCATGCTCATGTCATGCCCCCACTTTGGATCgcctttttctcttttctttttcgtaattatttttctccaattgttCCCTCTCACAAATCACTCTATTCCATCCAAGATTTGCTTAAAATAGTTTAATAATATGGTAAAATAtattgtattttttaaaaaatatagattcgaattttaataaataataaaataaatatagataACATAAAAAGAAATTTGCTCACATTACAAACTccaatttatttttgttatttatattattttagataataaaactaataattatttataactctATAAACCTAAGCCTGTCGAGATATTACCATTTATtcttaaattaaatttaagtttaaAAAAACCCAACACTAATATACTAAAAATTatctacaaaataaaaaaataaaataataccttttaaaatattatataaatttatttatccaACTTTTGATATTTTTGTCTCACCTACCGCCTCTGTGAATTTACAAGTTTCTTCAATACTGAAATTATGAAATACAATTGAAAAGGTTGAAACTGAACTCAATTTGTCAACCGTAGTACagtaatttctaaaatttggtcgacattttaattttaagaaaaacCAACACccaaaaagtttttattttacataattttaacAAGTTAATCAAATTCAAcccaataaataataaatttaattacgaGAGCATTTtatctcttttatctttttacataaaatatataaaaataaatttaaatctaaaataacttaaaaataatgaGATTtgtatctaaacattaaaatttcaaaactcaatttttcattttaaccaAAACTTCatcaattttttatatattttatagatataattttacataatttattattaCAATATTAATGAAAAGGATGATAATGTTTAAGGTGACAGATGAAAGCTCTAATAAAGGACTCCAAACACGTCATGACAGTATTTTATGAACTAACATTATCGTTTGATATCATATTTATACAATcgtttactttttttattttcattccttaaatttattttttaattgaaaTTAATGGGAGAACAAGTTTATAAAACTAAAGTTTATAAAATACACTAATGTCGTGTTTTTTTCCTTTACGAAAGACAAAAGGTCGAAAAACCAGAAGTGAGGGAAGTATACTTAAGATAACATGATTTCATCATTGTTATATACAAGTTTGTATTAATAGAAgttaaaaaaattgaagaaaaatcaaACACGACCATTTTTATGCTGCTTTGTTTTTTCTTTCACAATC is part of the Gossypium arboreum isolate Shixiya-1 chromosome 5, ASM2569848v2, whole genome shotgun sequence genome and harbors:
- the LOC108453575 gene encoding cinnamoyl-CoA reductase 1 — protein: MPIESSSTNGPTVCVTGAGGFIASWIVKLLLEKGYTVKGTVRNPDDPKNCHLRELEGAKERLSLHKADLLDYQSLKEAISGCDGVFHTASPVTDDPEQMVEPAVIGTKNVIMAAAEAKVRRVVFTSSIGAVYMDPNRSPDVVVDESCWSDLEFCKNTKNWYCYGKAVAEQAAWETAKEKGVDLVVITPVLVLGPLLQPTVNASIVHILKYLTGSAKTYANSVQAYVHVRDVALAHLLVFENPSASGRYLCAESVLHRGEVVEILAKFFPEYPIPTRCSDEKNPRAKPYKFTNQKLRDLGLEFTPVKQCLYETVKSLQEKGHLPIPAQHQEDCGLRIQS